A genomic stretch from Bordetella sp. N includes:
- a CDS encoding helix-turn-helix domain-containing protein has product MPPVVGPSTDGPNGPTSPASERQVEALTADLLALLNGNAPAQEFADRLATLEALPAGMTRKQGLIELARMAMALRHRLDQHEQRERGMLAVIESAQDLSARLDLAELLKAIVTRARDLLRAHLCWLTIYDADLGEFKVVVADGAIAARTGKMTARRNLGVAGIVMSTRMPFSTPDYLHDNRFAHDADLDDIFRDEGVGALVGAPLIWNDAVIGLLFVADRYHRTHTALNVSILCTLATHAAVAINNAKAFADAQAAVERADHARAELERHAQDVQAAVEAHERLTSLLARGASLNELCLSIAQLLDGSILVLDQTQQVISRAEAPGYQGKAAGRYEPYGPHSAALTNALRESRQAGRSTIAYETDGELCRAIAVIGGDGVLGAVLLFRQEDMRDSFVRTFERGSSVIGTLLLSQERMEASKNRAVAELLQSLVSPRQGEAALARDRAERFGLDLARPLVLLLVEFDQPEDGFMARRLRAALTLPGVVMDEVDGVLTLVSGAAQAVALRVAVDEHTRRHAGGGYSGLLSRPAHNATELPGLYAALRRALPVVRRLGMGGRIVAQNEMAMYSILFESQDGASLAQFLDATIGPLIEHDRKRGTELAATLLAYLDKRQNASVTAADLGIHVNTMRQRLASVGQMLGASWNDTHRVLEIHLALRLWSLGVAGG; this is encoded by the coding sequence ATGCCCCCAGTCGTCGGCCCGTCCACGGACGGCCCAAACGGCCCCACCAGCCCCGCCAGCGAGCGGCAGGTGGAAGCGCTGACCGCGGACCTGCTTGCCCTGCTCAACGGCAACGCGCCCGCACAGGAATTCGCGGACCGTCTTGCCACGCTGGAGGCTCTGCCCGCGGGTATGACGCGCAAGCAAGGCCTGATCGAACTCGCCCGCATGGCCATGGCGCTGCGGCATCGGCTCGACCAGCATGAGCAGCGTGAGCGCGGCATGTTGGCCGTCATCGAGTCGGCGCAGGATCTGTCGGCGCGGCTGGACCTGGCGGAATTGTTGAAAGCCATCGTCACGCGTGCGCGCGACCTGCTGCGGGCACACCTGTGCTGGCTCACCATCTACGACGCCGATCTGGGGGAATTCAAGGTGGTGGTGGCCGATGGCGCCATCGCCGCGCGCACCGGCAAGATGACGGCGCGCCGCAACCTGGGCGTGGCAGGCATCGTCATGTCGACCCGCATGCCTTTCTCCACGCCGGATTACCTGCATGACAATCGTTTCGCCCACGATGCCGACCTGGACGACATCTTTCGCGACGAAGGGGTAGGCGCATTGGTGGGTGCGCCCTTGATCTGGAACGACGCGGTGATCGGACTGCTCTTCGTGGCCGACCGCTACCACCGCACCCATACCGCCCTCAACGTCTCCATCCTGTGCACCTTGGCGACCCACGCCGCGGTCGCCATCAACAACGCCAAGGCCTTCGCCGACGCCCAGGCCGCGGTTGAGCGCGCCGACCATGCCCGCGCGGAGCTGGAGCGCCATGCCCAGGATGTCCAGGCCGCCGTGGAGGCCCACGAGCGCTTGACGTCGCTGCTGGCGCGGGGTGCGTCCCTGAACGAGTTGTGCCTTTCGATCGCGCAGTTGCTGGATGGCAGCATCCTGGTCCTGGACCAGACGCAGCAGGTGATCAGCCGCGCCGAAGCGCCGGGCTATCAGGGCAAGGCAGCGGGCCGCTACGAACCGTATGGCCCGCACAGCGCCGCGCTGACGAATGCCCTGCGCGAAAGCCGGCAGGCCGGGCGCTCGACCATCGCCTATGAGACCGACGGCGAGTTGTGCCGCGCGATCGCCGTCATCGGCGGCGACGGTGTGCTGGGCGCCGTGCTGCTGTTCCGCCAGGAAGATATGCGCGACAGTTTCGTGCGGACCTTCGAGCGCGGCAGCAGCGTCATCGGCACCTTGCTGCTGTCGCAGGAGCGCATGGAAGCCAGCAAGAACCGGGCGGTGGCCGAATTGCTGCAATCGCTGGTGTCACCGCGCCAAGGGGAAGCCGCGCTGGCGCGGGACCGTGCCGAACGCTTCGGGCTCGACCTGGCGCGGCCCCTGGTGCTGCTGCTGGTGGAGTTCGATCAGCCCGAGGACGGCTTCATGGCGCGCCGACTGCGCGCCGCCCTGACCCTGCCCGGGGTGGTGATGGATGAAGTCGATGGCGTGTTGACCCTGGTCAGCGGCGCGGCGCAGGCCGTCGCCCTGCGCGTCGCGGTCGACGAGCACACTCGGCGCCACGCCGGCGGGGGCTATTCCGGCCTGCTGTCCCGTCCCGCGCACAACGCGACCGAGCTGCCGGGGCTATATGCCGCGCTCCGGCGCGCCCTGCCCGTGGTGCGTCGCCTGGGCATGGGCGGCCGCATCGTGGCGCAGAACGAGATGGCGATGTACTCCATCCTGTTCGAGAGCCAGGACGGTGCAAGCCTGGCCCAATTCCTGGATGCCACCATCGGGCCCTTGATCGAGCATGACCGCAAGCGAGGTACGGAACTGGCGGCCACCCTGCTCGCTTACCTGGACAAGCGCCAGAATGCCTCGGTGACGGCCGCGGACCTGGGCATCCATGTGAATACCATGCGCCAGCGGCTGGCCAGCGTCGGCCAGATGCTGGGCGCCAGCTGGAACGATACTCACCGCGTGCTGGAGATCCATCTGGCGTTGCGGCTATGGAGCCTGGGTGTGGCGGGCGGGTAA
- a CDS encoding SDR family oxidoreductase has translation MSVVDLLRPTRGLRVLVSAGASGIGAALARAFHEAGARVHVCDIDRGALDRLSAAIPEITTSVADASVARDVDAVFDDVRGTLGGLDVLVNNVGIAGPTGPVEDIARADWDRTVAVNLNSHFYFASRAVPLLKASSQDPCLIAMSSVAGRLGYALRTPYASTKWAIVGMVKSLAVELGPQGVRVNAILPGTVEGERMNGVIGARAAAAGVPAAAMREEYLRKISLRRMVTAEDIAAMALFLCSPAARNITGQAISVDGNMEYL, from the coding sequence ATGAGTGTGGTCGATCTGTTGCGTCCGACGCGGGGCCTGCGGGTATTGGTCAGCGCGGGTGCGTCCGGCATAGGCGCGGCGCTGGCCCGTGCCTTCCACGAAGCGGGCGCCCGCGTTCATGTGTGCGATATCGACCGGGGGGCGCTGGACCGCCTGTCGGCCGCCATCCCTGAAATCACCACCAGCGTCGCCGACGCCTCGGTTGCCCGTGACGTCGATGCCGTGTTCGACGATGTCCGCGGCACCCTGGGCGGGCTGGACGTGCTGGTCAACAACGTCGGTATCGCCGGTCCGACGGGACCGGTGGAGGACATCGCGCGGGCTGACTGGGACAGGACGGTGGCCGTCAACCTGAACAGCCATTTCTACTTCGCCAGCCGCGCGGTGCCGCTGCTCAAGGCGTCCAGCCAGGATCCCTGCCTGATCGCCATGAGCTCCGTCGCCGGCCGACTGGGCTACGCCCTGCGCACACCCTACGCTTCCACCAAGTGGGCCATCGTCGGCATGGTCAAGTCGCTGGCCGTCGAGCTGGGACCACAGGGCGTGCGGGTCAACGCCATTCTTCCCGGCACGGTCGAGGGCGAGCGCATGAACGGTGTCATCGGCGCCCGCGCCGCCGCCGCCGGCGTGCCGGCCGCTGCCATGCGCGAGGAGTACCTGCGCAAGATATCCCTGCGCCGCATGGTCACGGCCGAAGACATCGCCGCCATGGCCTTGTTCCTGTGCTCCCCGGCGGCGCGCAACATCACCGGCCAGGCGATCAGCGTGGACGGCAACATGGAATACCTCTGA
- a CDS encoding ABC transporter ATP-binding protein has translation MSASILTLAGLRKSFGATEIIRGVDLEIRAGERHAVIGPNGAGKSTLFHLVSGQLAPSAGAIRFEDREIGGRSPQAINRLGLTRSFQITNIFPKLTTFENVRLAVMRKHGVQYAFWKFIERDRRIREETERLLELVRLAPRARTSAGEMAYSEQRSLEIAMTLASDPRLILLDEPMAGMSHEETAYTAQLIRETTAGRTLMIVEHDMDVVFALSDRVSVLVYGQVIATGTPEEIRADPAVREAYLGDEVTA, from the coding sequence ATGAGTGCTTCCATTCTTACCCTGGCCGGCCTGCGCAAATCGTTCGGCGCGACGGAGATCATTCGTGGTGTGGATCTGGAGATCCGCGCCGGCGAGCGGCACGCGGTGATCGGCCCCAATGGCGCCGGCAAGTCCACGCTGTTCCATCTGGTATCCGGCCAGCTCGCGCCTTCCGCCGGCGCCATCCGCTTCGAGGACCGCGAGATAGGCGGACGGTCGCCGCAGGCGATCAACCGTCTGGGCCTGACCCGGTCGTTCCAGATCACCAACATCTTTCCCAAGCTCACGACCTTCGAGAACGTGCGGCTCGCCGTCATGCGCAAGCATGGCGTGCAGTACGCATTCTGGAAATTCATCGAACGCGACCGTCGTATCCGCGAGGAAACCGAGCGCTTGCTGGAGCTGGTGCGCCTGGCGCCGCGGGCGCGCACCAGCGCCGGTGAGATGGCCTATTCGGAACAACGGTCGCTGGAGATCGCGATGACGCTGGCGTCCGATCCGCGCCTTATCCTGCTGGATGAACCCATGGCGGGGATGTCGCACGAAGAGACCGCGTATACCGCGCAGCTGATCCGCGAGACCACGGCCGGCCGCACCCTGATGATCGTGGAGCACGACATGGATGTGGTCTTCGCGTTGAGCGATCGCGTCAGCGTGCTGGTCTACGGGCAGGTGATCGCCACGGGTACGCCGGAAGAAATCCGCGCTGATCCCGCGGTACGCGAGGCCTATCTTGGCGACGAGGTGACCGCATGA
- a CDS encoding branched-chain amino acid ABC transporter permease produces the protein MRKSLLLCCAGVLLLAALPYLLTQGLLNAAIQMLIAALFASAYNLLCGQAGMLSFGHAAYFGVGAFATVHAMNALGGEGLVPTPLMPLAGAVGGLIFGGIAGWFATKRSGTYFAMITLAIAELVHSLAPHLKGIFGGEVGVSTMRMPAWGFDFGSITQVYYLTLAWVLLALVLLYLYTRTALGRLTVGLRENSHRLRFLGYNVHGLSTAVFAISAMFSGMAGGLQVISNESANYVLFDPALSAAAVLNTYIGGVQVFLGPALGAALMTFFGYAVSDLTQSWLLYQGIAFVLVMMFMPTGLSGLVELAGRLRQRHGWAHMLGTCSLAVVGAVLIAGGGAFLVEMLQRLFSQDYRSLVQLSAGKPWPDVPLFGHVWQPQALLTWIVPLAVLAGGGLSVWTARLRLQRLQAEAPASLDSAARVGAAEEELA, from the coding sequence TTGAGGAAATCCCTGTTGTTGTGTTGCGCCGGTGTGCTGCTGCTGGCCGCATTGCCTTATCTGCTTACGCAAGGCCTCTTGAACGCGGCCATCCAGATGTTGATCGCGGCGCTGTTCGCTTCCGCCTATAACTTGCTGTGCGGCCAGGCGGGCATGTTGTCTTTCGGCCATGCGGCGTACTTCGGGGTCGGCGCTTTCGCCACGGTCCATGCGATGAATGCGCTGGGCGGGGAAGGATTGGTGCCCACGCCCTTGATGCCCCTGGCCGGCGCGGTGGGCGGCCTGATCTTCGGCGGCATCGCCGGCTGGTTCGCCACCAAGCGCAGCGGCACGTATTTCGCGATGATCACGCTGGCCATCGCGGAACTGGTGCACTCGCTGGCGCCCCATCTGAAGGGGATATTCGGGGGCGAGGTGGGCGTGTCCACCATGCGTATGCCGGCGTGGGGATTCGATTTCGGATCCATCACCCAGGTCTACTACCTGACCCTGGCCTGGGTGCTGCTGGCCCTGGTCCTCCTTTACCTGTATACCCGCACGGCGCTGGGCCGGCTGACGGTGGGCCTGCGTGAGAACAGCCACCGGCTGCGCTTCCTTGGCTACAACGTGCATGGCCTGAGTACGGCCGTGTTCGCCATCTCCGCGATGTTCTCCGGCATGGCGGGCGGGTTGCAGGTCATCTCCAACGAGTCCGCCAACTATGTGCTGTTCGATCCCGCGTTGTCGGCGGCGGCCGTGCTCAACACCTATATCGGCGGCGTTCAGGTCTTCCTGGGGCCGGCGCTGGGCGCCGCGTTGATGACCTTCTTCGGCTATGCCGTGTCTGATCTCACTCAGTCATGGCTGCTCTATCAAGGCATCGCCTTCGTACTGGTCATGATGTTCATGCCGACCGGCTTGAGCGGCCTGGTCGAACTGGCCGGACGACTGCGCCAGCGCCACGGCTGGGCCCACATGCTGGGCACCTGCTCGCTGGCCGTCGTGGGCGCCGTACTGATCGCCGGGGGCGGGGCGTTCCTGGTGGAGATGCTGCAGCGCCTGTTTTCACAAGATTATCGTTCCCTGGTGCAGCTCAGCGCGGGCAAGCCCTGGCCGGACGTGCCCCTGTTCGGCCACGTGTGGCAGCCGCAGGCGCTTCTGACCTGGATCGTACCCCTGGCCGTGCTGGCCGGCGGCGGCCTGTCCGTGTGGACCGCACGGCTGCGCCTCCAGCGGTTGCAGGCTGAAGCCCCCGCGTCGTTGGACAGCGCGGCACGCGTCGGCGCCGCCGAGGAGGAGTTGGCATGA
- a CDS encoding branched-chain amino acid ABC transporter substrate-binding protein, giving the protein MNKRRFMAVAATAASAATAMLTGNAATAAPVKIGLVETLSGPQASTGQAYRAAVRYTIDQVNAAGGWNGEPVQLLEYDNQGGPAGAADKLKAAAADGVSIVVQGASSAIGGQITEDVRKYNLRNPGKEMVYINMGAEALELTGEKCSFYHFRFAGNAQVRTKALIEGMKKANALGTKVYAINQNYSWGQDMEQATVDFQKEGGYTVVEKTLHDVNKIQDFAPYVAKIAASGAETVITGNWSNDLLLLMKASKAAGLKAHYGTVYLDQPGNIANAGDLALGNFVAHTFNAEANGPDGARFVEDYKAKTGHVPVFVEPQTVYGMQMVVEALKHTPAKNGALNVNEFAKVLETTKIPTPMGPMSMRAADHQAQLPIVVSTVSRDAAIKVDGTDMGFKPVLLLSAEQASTPVQSTCKMKRPG; this is encoded by the coding sequence ATGAATAAACGCCGCTTTATGGCCGTCGCGGCCACGGCCGCCAGTGCCGCCACCGCCATGCTGACCGGGAACGCCGCCACCGCGGCGCCCGTCAAGATCGGTCTGGTCGAGACGTTGTCCGGCCCGCAGGCCTCCACCGGCCAGGCCTACCGCGCCGCGGTGCGCTACACCATCGACCAGGTCAACGCGGCGGGTGGCTGGAACGGCGAGCCCGTGCAACTGCTGGAATACGACAACCAGGGCGGACCGGCCGGCGCGGCCGACAAGCTGAAGGCCGCCGCGGCGGACGGCGTCAGCATCGTCGTGCAGGGCGCATCGTCGGCCATCGGCGGGCAAATCACGGAGGACGTGCGCAAGTACAACCTGCGTAACCCCGGCAAGGAGATGGTCTACATCAATATGGGTGCTGAAGCCCTGGAGCTGACTGGCGAAAAATGCAGCTTCTACCATTTCCGTTTTGCCGGAAATGCCCAGGTCCGCACCAAGGCCCTGATCGAGGGCATGAAAAAGGCCAATGCCCTGGGCACCAAGGTCTACGCCATCAACCAGAATTACTCCTGGGGCCAGGATATGGAGCAGGCCACCGTCGATTTCCAGAAGGAGGGCGGCTACACCGTCGTGGAAAAGACGCTGCACGACGTCAACAAGATCCAGGACTTCGCGCCCTACGTCGCCAAGATCGCCGCGTCCGGCGCGGAAACGGTGATCACCGGCAACTGGTCGAACGACCTGCTCTTGCTGATGAAGGCTTCCAAGGCAGCAGGGCTGAAGGCGCACTACGGCACGGTCTACCTGGACCAGCCCGGCAATATCGCCAATGCCGGCGACCTGGCGCTGGGTAACTTCGTGGCGCATACCTTCAATGCCGAAGCCAACGGCCCGGACGGCGCGCGCTTCGTGGAAGACTACAAGGCCAAGACCGGCCACGTCCCCGTCTTCGTCGAGCCCCAGACCGTCTACGGCATGCAGATGGTGGTCGAGGCGCTGAAGCACACGCCGGCCAAGAACGGCGCGTTGAATGTGAACGAATTCGCCAAGGTGCTGGAAACCACCAAAATCCCGACCCCCATGGGGCCCATGAGCATGCGGGCGGCCGACCACCAGGCGCAACTGCCCATCGTGGTGTCGACGGTGTCGCGCGATGCCGCGATCAAGGTGGACGGCACCGATATGGGCTTCAAGCCCGTGCTGTTGCTGTCCGCGGAGCAGGCGTCCACGCCGGTGCAATCGACCTGCAAGATGAAGCGGCCCGGCTGA
- a CDS encoding ABC transporter ATP-binding protein yields the protein MNATDSSLLNVEGLHAHYGKSHVLHGVDLRVGTDEVVSLVGRNGSGRSTTMKTIMGLVTPSAGHVRLRGRELAGARPYAICRAGLGYVPEAREVFANLTVDENLRMGEQPPVQGAYRWTVEQMFDYFPRLKERRDTKAGSLSGGEQQMLTMCRSLLGNPLVILIDEPTEGLAPRIVTQVGDCIQDMRRKGVSVLLVEQKLTIALKVSTRVCVMGHGRIVFEGHPDELSANEALVSQWLAV from the coding sequence ATGAACGCCACGGATTCAAGCTTGCTGAACGTCGAGGGCCTGCATGCCCACTATGGCAAGAGCCATGTGCTGCATGGGGTCGACCTGCGCGTCGGAACGGACGAAGTCGTCAGCCTGGTCGGGCGTAACGGCTCGGGAAGGTCGACGACCATGAAGACCATCATGGGCCTGGTCACGCCAAGCGCCGGACATGTCCGCCTGCGCGGACGCGAACTGGCAGGCGCGCGACCCTATGCCATCTGCCGCGCCGGCCTGGGCTACGTGCCGGAAGCGCGGGAAGTATTTGCCAATCTGACTGTCGATGAAAACCTGCGCATGGGCGAGCAGCCGCCCGTGCAAGGGGCTTATCGCTGGACAGTGGAGCAGATGTTCGACTATTTCCCCCGCCTGAAAGAACGCCGCGACACCAAGGCGGGCAGTCTGTCAGGCGGAGAGCAGCAGATGCTCACCATGTGCCGGTCCCTGCTTGGCAATCCCCTGGTGATCCTGATCGATGAGCCGACCGAAGGCCTGGCGCCCAGGATCGTCACGCAGGTGGGAGATTGCATTCAGGACATGCGCCGCAAAGGGGTATCGGTGCTGTTGGTGGAGCAGAAGCTGACCATCGCGCTGAAAGTGTCCACGCGGGTGTGCGTGATGGGACATGGCCGCATCGTCTTCGAGGGTCATCCCGATGAATTAAGCGCCAACGAGGCCCTGGTTTCCCAATGGTTGGCCGTGTGA
- a CDS encoding 3-keto-5-aminohexanoate cleavage protein translates to MKNKQDKVIISCAVTGSVHTPTMSPHLPITPDQIAEQAIAAAEAGAAILHLHARDPLDGRPTPDPAVFEAFVPRIRAATDAVINISTGGSTRMTLEERLAYPLRAQPEMCSLNMGSMNFSIHPAARRISQWQHDWEKPYIEGMEDLIFRNTFKDIRHILKVLGDDCGTRFEFECYDVGHLYSLAHFVDEGLVQGPLFIQSIFGILGGLGADPENLVTMRTTADRLFGRDGYRFSVLGAGRHQMPLVTMAAIMGGNVRVGLEDSLYIGKGKLATSCAEQVAKIRRILEELSLDIATPDEARAMLGLKGANATAISG, encoded by the coding sequence ATGAAAAACAAGCAAGACAAGGTCATCATTTCCTGCGCGGTCACGGGTTCGGTGCATACGCCGACCATGTCGCCTCATCTGCCCATCACGCCCGACCAGATCGCCGAGCAGGCCATCGCGGCGGCGGAAGCGGGCGCGGCCATCCTGCATCTGCACGCGCGCGATCCCCTCGACGGGAGGCCGACACCGGATCCCGCCGTGTTCGAAGCCTTCGTGCCGCGTATCCGCGCCGCCACCGACGCCGTCATCAATATTTCGACCGGCGGCAGCACGCGCATGACCCTGGAAGAAAGGCTGGCGTATCCCCTGCGCGCCCAACCCGAGATGTGCTCGCTGAACATGGGGTCGATGAATTTTTCCATCCATCCCGCGGCGCGCCGCATCAGCCAATGGCAGCATGACTGGGAGAAGCCCTACATCGAAGGGATGGAAGACCTTATCTTTCGCAACACCTTCAAGGATATCCGGCATATCCTCAAGGTGCTGGGCGACGATTGCGGCACGCGTTTCGAATTCGAATGCTATGACGTCGGCCATCTCTACAGCCTGGCGCACTTCGTGGACGAGGGGCTGGTACAAGGGCCGCTGTTCATCCAGAGCATCTTCGGCATCCTGGGCGGCCTGGGGGCCGACCCGGAAAACCTGGTCACCATGCGGACCACGGCGGACCGGCTGTTCGGGCGGGATGGTTATCGTTTCTCGGTGCTGGGCGCCGGGCGTCACCAGATGCCGCTGGTCACCATGGCGGCGATCATGGGCGGCAACGTGCGGGTAGGGTTGGAGGACAGCCTGTATATCGGCAAGGGCAAGCTGGCGACGTCCTGCGCGGAACAGGTGGCCAAGATCCGCCGCATCCTTGAGGAACTGTCCCTGGACATCGCCACCCCGGACGAGGCGCGCGCCATGCTGGGATTGAAAGGCGCCAACGCCACGGCGATTTCAGGCTGA
- a CDS encoding branched-chain amino acid ABC transporter permease, with the protein MEQLLFSLLNGSIYGLLLFMVSAGLTLIFGMMGVLNFAHASFYMLGAYFAYTLQGRIGFWPAVVLAPVLVGLVGVVVERYFLRRVHKHGHAHELLVTFGLSFIIAELIKLFYGNYPVDYHVPPALDFPAFSIGSTQYAAYRLIMGGIALAMFIGIYLVLTRTRIGIVVRSAIHRPNMAEALGHNVPLVFMGVFGAGAALAGLAGAVAGAFYTTNPNMALELGVMVFVVVVVGGLGSLPGAMLASLLIGITTSLAVGVDRSLADIFDMVGAGDWARGVGGLLTLKVSSLAATLPFALMLLVLLVRPGGLLGEKE; encoded by the coding sequence ATGGAACAACTTCTGTTTTCCCTGCTGAACGGCAGCATCTACGGATTGCTGCTGTTCATGGTCTCCGCGGGCCTGACCCTCATCTTCGGCATGATGGGGGTGCTCAACTTCGCCCATGCGTCGTTCTACATGCTGGGCGCCTACTTCGCCTACACCTTGCAGGGCCGGATCGGTTTCTGGCCGGCCGTGGTGCTTGCGCCGGTCCTGGTGGGGCTGGTCGGCGTGGTGGTGGAACGATACTTCCTCCGCCGCGTGCACAAGCACGGGCACGCGCATGAACTGCTGGTCACGTTCGGCCTGTCTTTCATCATCGCCGAACTGATCAAGCTGTTCTACGGCAATTATCCGGTCGACTACCACGTGCCGCCCGCGCTGGATTTTCCCGCGTTCAGCATCGGCAGCACGCAGTACGCGGCTTATCGCCTGATCATGGGGGGCATCGCGCTTGCCATGTTCATCGGCATCTATCTGGTGCTGACCCGCACGCGCATCGGCATCGTCGTGCGATCCGCCATCCATCGTCCCAATATGGCGGAAGCCCTGGGGCACAACGTGCCGCTGGTCTTCATGGGCGTGTTCGGCGCCGGCGCGGCACTGGCCGGACTGGCGGGCGCGGTCGCCGGCGCTTTCTATACGACCAATCCCAATATGGCGCTGGAGCTGGGCGTGATGGTGTTCGTCGTCGTGGTGGTCGGCGGCCTGGGTTCCTTGCCCGGCGCGATGCTGGCGTCCTTGCTGATCGGCATCACCACGTCCCTGGCGGTGGGCGTGGACCGCAGCCTGGCTGACATCTTCGACATGGTCGGCGCCGGCGACTGGGCACGCGGCGTAGGCGGACTGCTGACGCTCAAGGTGAGCAGCCTGGCCGCCACGCTGCCTTTCGCCCTGATGTTGCTGGTCTTGCTGGTCCGCCCGGGCGGGCTGCTGGGCGAGAAGGAGTGA